TATCGATCCAATATATCGAAAACAGTTCGCGGGTGCCTGGGgggaagaagtcaagaacaGGCAGCGATCTGACAGTCCAATGACGTCACAATGACAACATAGCAGCGACAGTAAATCAGTATAGATATGGGCCTTTTGGTGCAGAGGTCGAACGTCTCATTAAAATACAATATAAATCAATATTAATACACAGCTGATTTAGACCAGTGGATTTCCGTTGAAAGCATAGCCTGTCTCATTATACCTTGATTTGCTTGTTTCCCCTcatctcatcctcttccgTAACGGATAATTTGCGCTTGCGGTTGTATACAGCTTTCATCGCGCCGGTCTCCAGCCGAGTCAAAGTACCCTCCGAGGTATCACCAGTACTAAGATCTATACTGAAGTTTGCACGCAGGCTGGACGAGAGACTTCTGCCTTCCGTTGCCAGTTGAACCTGGGATTGGTCCGCATAGGCAATCTTCTCCTGTGCGTCTGTAATGCCCGGCAATACCCCCTTTGATTGTTGTAAGGCGGCAATAGCAGCCGAACGCCGCGATGATATTGCATGAGCCCAAATCGACCTTCCGCTCTTTTGACACTGAATATTTGGGTCTGCCCCgttgcgcagcagcagtccgAAGATACCATGCGGTAGATCTGTTTTGAGGGGAACGAGCGGTGCCGGCTGGGAGTGGACAGCAAACCATAACGCGGTGTGGCCGTTCCTATTCGTAATATTCACGTCTATTGACTCATCCTGCAGCATCAAGTCCACGAAGTCGTAATAGTCATGCTTTACTGCAAACATGAGAACTGTTGTACCGAGTGCGTCGATGCCTGAGTCTAGGGTACGGCCGCTTAACAGGAACTTTGCGATGTCCAGTCGCTCCTTTTCATCACGGTCCATGTTAGGGAATCCGACAACGGCGTCCATGATTAGCGCGTCGCTTGCCGGCGCATTCTGTGCCAAAAACGCCTTAACTATGGCTGAATTACCCCGTCTGCATGCGTATTGCAGAGGGGTCCGTCCGTATTTTCTCTCCGGTTCCGTGATACTGTGGCCGCCATCACACAGCCTCTTCGCAATTTTGGATAAACCGAACCAGGCGCAAAGATGGACGGCGCTGATATCTTCGTGGATCCAGTCTGGTGGCAGTACTTTCCCAGCCTCTCGAGCTACTGCCTTGACGTTATCAAGATCGCTCAAAAACCCAAAAGCCTTGTTCTCGACCGTAGGATCATACTTGTCGCACGCCATTCGAATGTGATCTCCCCAATGCTGTAAAGTgtaaaaaaggaaagggtAGACCGCGAGATTTTCTGAGTGCTTTGCATAATCCTCATGTTGGAGATAGTTTAGACAAAGAGAGGCCATATTTGACTCCGCCAGCTTCAGGGATGGGTCCCAGTCGCTCTCAGCAAGGATCTTCTGCAGAGTCCAATGAACGAATCGCACCATAGAGCTGTCGTCGTCTGCTTTGTCGATCGTTATCAGTCCGTTTGTAGCTCTCAGTATGGATACTCGATGCTCTAAAttgtcctcatccaaccACGAATCGCGCTCGAGGGCCAAGGCATGCTGCAAGGTCAAGATATTTATCGGTCGACACGCTGCCATGAGCATGCGGAAGACCTTGAATGCTAATGCCTGTCCCATGTTGTAGTTCTTAACAGACTTAATCTTCCTGTCGTAGTAGTCCTTGAGTACTTCGAACGCGTTGCTTTCCATCCTGGCCAGTAAGACGTCGCAGTCTTTTGGTGGCCTCCTCGCATCTAACAAGTACTTAAGCCAGGCTCCTGCAATGCGGAAGTTCCTCTGTGCTTTTTGGGCGATTCCTTTCGCAAGGGATTTGTTCAGTCCCGGGTTGTCGTACAGACAACGCGCCAAAGGTGAGGGATTAAAGCGCGGTTCAGGGTGGATGCGCTTATCGCATAGCCCAGGACCAGCGCTGGAAGCCCGTGCGAGACTGACATCACAGAACTGGACGATTTCCTCCTCTGTAGGACATACTTCGACGCGGACTGTATCATAGGTCTCCTTTCTTATGGGATGGCTACTTGGGCAACCCTTTCCCTTATCCTTGCATTTCAGACACAGATCAAAGTCGTTGCCATTGCAATGACAATTGAAGAAGATTTTGAGGTCTCGATTCTTGCACCCGTCACCGTCACAATCAATTACGCAGGCTGCTTGTCGGTAGCCGGGGGACGTTGTGAGAAGGCTTAGTGGAGCGCCCTTCCTGATAAGCTCCAGGGGATAGTCCTTGAGGATTTGCAAAACATCGGAGGAGCATTGGTAGAAGCCGTCAACAACCAGGTAGGTGCGTTCGTACTGCCTAAGTAGCTCTTCAAACGCGTGCCTAAGTGCAGCTTCGCGGGGAAGTTGGTTCTTGGATGCCTTTCTGAGCTCGGACGGGATACGGACGGTGTCATTGAATAGGATCAACTGCTTCACTAGACTTCCTAGGACGTTCTCCCGTGTTTGAGATTCCCGTTTCCTCTGTTCGTCACTCAAGTAGATGTAGATGACGGGTATCCTGGGGCTTGTCTTTGAGAATGTCTGCCGAAGGTGGTCCACTATCGAAGCACAGAGATAGGTCTAATCAGGAAACGCACCAGATCAGCTCACGTTATATTGAAGCACATAGTCTTTAAGACACACATACCTTACCCACACCCGCTGGTCCATAGAAACGTAGTTGCCATGGTGCGCCGTTGACCCAGCGCTGGAATACTTCAGACTCTATCATCTGTTGTCCCCAGGGCACGCAGTTGTCAAGCAGCCTATCCTGTTCCGTTTGGAAGTCTAGAGGAGTAAGCCAGTTTATTATCTCGTTGCGCTCGCTGTCTTCAATTTGCGAATGAATTTTATCAACGCCTGTTTTCACCGTATGTACGTCTTCCTTCACTGGCTCTCAAAAAGACATGGTCAGCACCATCCCCCATGCTTGTCAATTGATGCTGGGCCCGCTCTTCAGACGAAGACATACATAGTAACCACGCCAGCTCAGCATCTTCTACTTTCTGCGCCTGGATGACAGACAGCAAATCCTTTGCATACGCGGCCGCAGCCAAAGCAGCATACGGCTGCCACACTTTGTTCTTATGGGTGTCCGCGTAGTCCGAGATACCCCGAATAACAAGACATGGAAACGAGTCCATTAGGCCCGCCGCCTCCATTTCAAAGCATAGCACCTTGTCCGATTGTCGCATCCTATCGCGCAGGTGTCCGTCCTGCATGACAGTGTCGGCCGACCCTATCAGACCGTGGTAAACACGAGGGGGGGTATCTGGCCGCGTCCGCTTCACCAGCTGAGCTTTATCGCATTCCTGGCAGAATTCGTCCGTCTCTGTTCCATGATGGTAGTATTCCGGCTGGAAAAGGAGATCATGCTTGGGACCAGGGCATTGGAACTCCGTCCTGCCGATGCGCTCTAGATCATTAATGGCCTGGCGCATGTAGCCATGCATGTTGCCTTCCGCGAATCCGTGTTTCAATTCCAGCGATTGTGCGGCTTGAATGAGGAGTGTTCCGGGCTTGTCCAGATGCGATCGTCTCTGGTATCCTCCTGGGTGCTGGACGCCCATATCATACTGCAACACGCCCCATAAACACACAGCAAACCCGACGCATTAGCCCACGAAGTCCCGCAGCCTCAGTTTCGAGACCATGGACTGTTGGAGCCACTCACCATATTTACCATGGGGGATACCGACAACAACATCGCCTAGAAAGAGGTCTTCAGTTGGTTTGAGCGAACCAGGTCGGGTGGGAGCGGTTGTCGCGCCCCCGCCGACCCCGACCATCAGCACGAAGCGAATCTTTGGAAAGGTGCGAGCGAGGTTCGTGGCGGCCGCAGTGGCTGCAGACCTTCCGGCACCGGTCGGTCGAGTGATGGCGACATTGTGCTCTCCCATCCGGCCGACGAGGTAGATATAATCGTCGTTGGTGGTATTGGGGGTGTCATGCTTTTCGTCGAGAAGCACTCGAGCGGCGGCGAGTTCGGGGTCTCTGACGCATACCCAGCCAACTGTGTAGGCGTCGAGAGAAAGTCGAATGCCGCTTGACGAAGCCATCACGAATGGTATCCAGAGGTGGTGTTGGTTGAGGGAAGCGGGGAAAGATGTTGGGTTAGGGCATGGGATCCAGACGACGACGCGGCTCTGCAGACAGGGACTCaggggaaaagaaacacGGGCTGTGTCGTCAGCTTAGACACGTCACGCAAGCCCTGGGATGCTACGCTTACCCTCCACGGGCTGACGCGAGAGGCTTGAATTCGACGCGGGATGCAGGGGGATGTGCCCGGGCGTCGAATGACGAGACGGAATGCTtctaaaaaaagacaaagtcAACCACCCTTCTCATCACAGCCCTTGTGAGCACCCCTGGACCTGCATCTCGACATAGCCCGTATGAACACCCTGGACCTGCATCGCCGCAAGCGAAGGCATTTCCCCCGGGTCTAACGCTGCATGCGATTACGCACCAGCTTTACACATGGTATACGCGAGTGGAAATCAGCCTGGCAGGCTTCGACAGCCTCACTGACTTCCACAGCCCTGTGTCACCATGTCTCAGCCCCGTCAGCCTGAAGCCTTGCATAGGTCTTCTGGAGGACCTGCTAGTGGATGGAAGACGAAGGAATGTGACACAGTCGGGCTcttggctgcttcttcgaTGACTGCGGCTGTCCAAATATCGCAAATGCACTGGGTCTGGCGAGCGAGTGTGGCCAAACgcgggaaaaaaaaacaaaattaaaagattaaaaaaaataaaaataaaaaaaaaggcaagcCTTTCGACTGTAGTCAAATCGAGAGGCATGAGTACTCGCGGAGATTAAGAGCACCAATCTATAAAGACGCAATGCGTTGGCTCTGATGACCGTCGGGCGCCTCACGTCAGAGCCGGATCAAAGAGTCAACATGAAAGCCAATACCGCTGTTCCTCTACTGGTCCTGACGCAGGCCCTCATAGCGTCATCGCAGCAGTCATCTGGGTCACCTGTGGCAACTGCCTCAGTCCCGAATCCAACTGCATGTGCCGATATTGTGAACGGAGGCAGGTACCATGTCGGCCCTGACGCCAGACAGGTCTGACTGATGTATATCATAGATCCAGAAACGGTTGCACTACTGAACGCGACGCAAGCCTACGATTGCTTAAGGAGCGTTCCCTTTAATCCGGCCGTTGCGACCCAACTGCTCCAGTACGTGAACGACACAATCCAATTCCACAGCACCCTTGCCTACCTCGCAGAGCCTCCTCGCGGATATCAGCAGCCGGCTGTCGATCTACTCGCTGGACTTGCTGAGATACAGCGCCGTATCAATAATGGCTTGTTCCTCAGCGAGCATGACTTTGAGTCTGCCCTGTATAGACTCCTCACTGCGGCCCACGATGACCATCTCACCGCCACCGGAGGTATCCTCTCGACATTTGTCTTCGGAGCCCCGTGGGATATCGTCTCCGTATCCGTTGATGGAACAGAGCCTCCAAAGGTCTATGTCTCAGGTACGAAGTTCAGCACAGCCTGTATAGCGTATCGCACCTTAGAGACGCCAAAGCTAATGTATGACACTACCTTTCACAGATGACCTGCTGGCCAACGAGTCACACGCTCTAACCTGGCAACCTTCAGCGATCTCCGCGATCAACGGCCAAGACGTGGTCGAGTACCTGGCGGAATTCGCAGCTGAAAATTCCATCGGCAAGCTCGAGCCGCACGCGGACTGGAAcatgttgatgagaagcGGGGCCTTGGACGCCCAGGGGTTCCTGGAAGTCTTCTTTGGAGGTGCTAGCTTTTATCCTGGTGATACGATTGCCCTGACCTTCGAGAACGGCACGGTCATAGGG
This sequence is a window from Aspergillus puulaauensis MK2 DNA, chromosome 6, nearly complete sequence. Protein-coding genes within it:
- a CDS encoding uncharacterized protein (COG:F;~EggNog:ENOG410Q21E;~InterPro:IPR035994,IPR002110,IPR027417,IPR036770, IPR020683;~PFAM:PF00023,PF13606;~go_function: GO:0003824 - catalytic activity [Evidence IEA];~go_function: GO:0005515 - protein binding [Evidence IEA];~go_process: GO:0009116 - nucleoside metabolic process [Evidence IEA]) produces the protein MASSSGIRLSLDAYTVGWVCVRDPELAAARVLLDEKHDTPNTTNDDYIYLVGRMGEHNVAITRPTGAGRSAATAAATNLARTFPKIRFVLMVGVGGGATTAPTRPGSLKPTEDLFLGDVVVGIPHGKYGEWLQQSMVSKLRLRDFYDMGVQHPGGYQRRSHLDKPGTLLIQAAQSLELKHGFAEGNMHGYMRQAINDLERIGRTEFQCPGPKHDLLFQPEYYHHGTETDEFCQECDKAQLVKRTRPDTPPRVYHGLIGSADTVMQDGHLRDRMRQSDKVLCFEMEAAGLMDSFPCLVIRGISDYADTHKNKVWQPYAALAAAAYAKDLLSVIQAQKVEDAELAWLLLKEDVHTVKTGVDKIHSQIEDSERNEIINWLTPLDFQTEQDRLLDNCVPWGQQMIESEVFQRWVNGAPWQLRFYGPAGVGKTYLCASIVDHLRQTFSKTSPRIPVIYIYLSDEQRKRESQTRENVLGSLVKQLILFNDTVRIPSELRKASKNQLPREAALRHAFEELLRQYERTYLVVDGFYQCSSDVLQILKDYPLELIRKGAPLSLLTTSPGYRQAACVIDCDGDGCKNRDLKIFFNCHCNGNDFDLCLKCKDKGKGCPSSHPIRKETYDTVRVEVCPTEEEIVQFCDVSLARASSAGPGLCDKRIHPEPRFNPSPLARCLYDNPGLNKSLAKGIAQKAQRNFRIAGAWLKYLLDARRPPKDCDVLLARMESNAFEVLKDYYDRKIKSVKNYNMGQALAFKVFRMLMAACRPINILTLQHALALERDSWLDEDNLEHRVSILRATNGLITIDKADDDSSMVRFVHWTLQKILAESDWDPSLKLAESNMASLCLNYLQHEDYAKHSENLAVYPFLFYTLQHWGDHIRMACDKYDPTVENKAFGFLSDLDNVKAVAREAGKVLPPDWIHEDISAVHLCAWFGLSKIAKRLCDGGHSITEPERKYGRTPLQYACRRGNSAIVKAFLAQNAPASDALIMDAVVGFPNMDRDEKERLDIAKFLLSGRTLDSGIDALGTTVLMFAVKHDYYDFVDLMLQDESIDVNITNRNGHTALWFAVHSQPAPLVPLKTDLPHGIFGLLLRNGADPNIQCQKSGRSIWAHAISSRRSAAIAALQQSKGVLPGITDAQEKIAYADQSQVQLATEGRSLSSSLRANFSIDLSTGDTSEGTLTRLETGAMKAVYNRKRKLSVTEEDEMRGNKQIKV